CGTGCGGGACGAGGCACACCGGTTCGCCATCACGTTCCACCGGCAGCGGCGGTCGAAACGGATGACCGAGTCCGCCCTGGATACCGTCGCCGGGCTGGGGGAGACCCGGCGCAAGGCGCTGATGCGGCACTTCGGATCGGTGAAGCGGCTCGCCGCGGCCACCCCGGAGGAGATCATCGAGGTGCCGGGGATCGGCCGTCGGACCGCCGAGGCGGTGCTGGCCGCGCTGAACGGCGAGGCGACTCCGGAGAAGGGGTGAACTCCGCCGGACACCCTGTCCGGCGGCTGTCCGGGTACTCATCGGACTACCATGTTGTGTCCGTTCGCGAGGTGCGGGCGAAGCGACGCGGGAGGCGTGCGTGACGGAAGCGATGCCCGAGTTCGGCACCGACGACGTGGTCGACCCGGACGAGGCCGGTACCGATCTGGTGGTGGTCACCGGGCTGTCCGGTGGTGGCCGCAGCACGGTGGCCCGGGCCCTGGAGAACGTCGGGTTCTACGTGGTCGACAATCTGCCCCAGGCGCTGATGCTGGAGATGGCCGAGCTGGCCTTCGCGGCCGGCGGCGCGGCCCGGCGGACCGCGATGGTGCTGGACGTGCGCAGCCGCGCGTTCTCCACCGACCTGGCCGGTGCGGTGCGCGCCCTCAAGGAGCGCGGCTTCTCGCCGCGCGTGGTCTTCGTGGACGCCGACGACGAGGTGCTGATCCGGCGCTTCGAGTCGGTCCGCCGCTCGCACCCGCTCCAGGGCGACGGCCGGCTGGCCGACGGGATCGCCGCCGAGCGCAAGCTGCTCGAGGAGGCCCGCGAGCAGGCCGACGTGATCATCGACACCAGCCACCTGAACGTGAATCAGCTGCGCCGCCGGGTGGAGGAGCTGTTCGGCGGGGAGGACGCCCGCAAACTGCGGATCACCGTGCTCTCCTTCGGCTTCAAGTACGGCCTGCCCCCGGACGCCGACTACGTGCTCGACGCCCGCTTCCTGCCGAACCCGTTCTGGGTCCCGGAGCTGCGCGAGCACACCGGCCTGGAGGAGGGCGTGAGCAGTTACGTGCTGGGCCAGGAGGGCGCCACCGACTTCGTGGCGACCTACGCCGGCCTGATCGCGGCCACCGCGCCGGGCTTCGAGCGGGAGGGCAAGCGCTATCTGACGGTCGCGATCGGGTGCACCGGTGGGAAACACCGGAGCGTGGCGATAACCGAGGAGTTGACTTCGCGGCTGAGCGCCATGCGCCTCTCGGCGCACGCCTCGCACCGCGACCTGGG
Above is a genomic segment from Actinoplanes ianthinogenes containing:
- the rapZ gene encoding RNase adapter RapZ, coding for MPEFGTDDVVDPDEAGTDLVVVTGLSGGGRSTVARALENVGFYVVDNLPQALMLEMAELAFAAGGAARRTAMVLDVRSRAFSTDLAGAVRALKERGFSPRVVFVDADDEVLIRRFESVRRSHPLQGDGRLADGIAAERKLLEEAREQADVIIDTSHLNVNQLRRRVEELFGGEDARKLRITVLSFGFKYGLPPDADYVLDARFLPNPFWVPELREHTGLEEGVSSYVLGQEGATDFVATYAGLIAATAPGFEREGKRYLTVAIGCTGGKHRSVAITEELTSRLSAMRLSAHASHRDLGRE